The stretch of DNA TGCGCGGCGGGGCCTTTAAGCCCCGCACCTCTCCCTACAGCTTCCAGGGCCTGGGGATGCCCGGAATCTCCATGATGCACCAGGCCGCCCGCGCGCAGAACCTCCCCTTCGTCACCGAAATCCTCTCCGAAGACGTCGTCGATGAGCTCGCCGAACAGGTCGACGCCTTCCAGATCGGCGCGCGAAACATGCAGAACTTCGCCCTCCTGGAGGCCGTCGGCCGTACCGGTCGCCCCGTCGTCTTAAAACGTAACTTCGGCGCCACGCTCACCGAATGGCTCCTGGCCGCCGAGCACGTCGCCCGCGCAGGCTCTAGCAACATCGTCCTCTGCGAACGCGGCATCCGCACCTTCGGCGACGAAACCCGCTTCACCATGGACCTCGCCGGCGCGATGTGGGCCCAGGAACAAACGCGTCTCCCCGTCATCATCGACCCCTCCCACGCCATCGGCATCCCGCACCTCCTCGCCCGCGCGGCGGCCGCCGCCCTGGCCGCCGGCCTCGATGGCATCATGGTCGAGGTCCATCCCGATCCCGAACAGGCGCGTTGCGATGCCGACCAGGCCCTGACCGTCCCCGCGTTTAAAGAGCTGATGGCGCACCTGGAGCGCTTCGCCATCGTTCGCCCCCTGCTCAAACCCTGAGCCCGGCACCCTCACCCCCCGGCGCTTCTCCAGAACACACGCAGCGCTTCCACCACGCCCCGGGGCTCCTCCAGGTGCACATTATGCCCGGCGCCCCCGATCACTCGGGCTTCTCCACCGCTGGCCCCCGCCGCGCGCGCGGCCATCGACGCATAGCGGGCATCACTCGCCCCGGCAATCCATAGCGAAGGCACCCCAAGCCCGGGCAGCTCGGACCACCGTTCGGGTTCGAGCCCCGGGCTCACCTCGGCGATCACGCGAGCCAACGCCTCGGCATCCCCCTCCAGCCGACGCCCCTTCATTGCTTCAAAGCCCGGGTGCGCTCGCAAACTCTCAAAGAGCGCGAGCTCATACCACTCCGCCACAAAACCCCTCACTCCCACCCCACGCAACCGGGCCGCCCGCTCCCGATCGAGCTCCGCCCGCACCTTGCGGGCCCCCTCACCCTCGAGCCCCGGGCTGGCCGACTCCAACACCACCGTCCGAACCCGCTCCGGATACGCCAGCGCCAACGCCAACGCCACGCGTCCCCCCATCGAATACCCCACCACATCGACCGGCTCCGAACTCACCTCCGCCACGACCGCCGCCACCTGCTCGGCCATCGCCCCGAGTGTCATCGGCTCCTCCCCCAACGCACCGACGCTTCCCCCATGCCCGGGAAGATCCACCGCCACACATCGGCGAACATCCCGACACCCCGCGATCACCTCCTCCCAATCGCGACCATCCCCCATAAATCCGTGCACAAAGAGCGCTACCGGCCCCTCCCCCTGCTCCCTCACTTGCAATCGCCCCTTCACCACTGCCTCCTCAACCTCAGTTCGCCTTCCAGATCCCCGGCGTCACCCCGCAAAG from Lujinxingia litoralis encodes:
- the aroF gene encoding 3-deoxy-7-phosphoheptulonate synthase; protein product: MSTAELSPALPTSDSSSTDPRRPLTGRRSDGARHIVHIGDVPFGADPFVVIAGPCAVESAEMISRAASSVAELGANVLRGGAFKPRTSPYSFQGLGMPGISMMHQAARAQNLPFVTEILSEDVVDELAEQVDAFQIGARNMQNFALLEAVGRTGRPVVLKRNFGATLTEWLLAAEHVARAGSSNIVLCERGIRTFGDETRFTMDLAGAMWAQEQTRLPVIIDPSHAIGIPHLLARAAAAALAAGLDGIMVEVHPDPEQARCDADQALTVPAFKELMAHLERFAIVRPLLKP
- a CDS encoding alpha/beta fold hydrolase; the encoded protein is MKGRLQVREQGEGPVALFVHGFMGDGRDWEEVIAGCRDVRRCVAVDLPGHGGSVGALGEEPMTLGAMAEQVAAVVAEVSSEPVDVVGYSMGGRVALALALAYPERVRTVVLESASPGLEGEGARKVRAELDRERAARLRGVGVRGFVAEWYELALFESLRAHPGFEAMKGRRLEGDAEALARVIAEVSPGLEPERWSELPGLGVPSLWIAGASDARYASMAARAAGASGGEARVIGGAGHNVHLEEPRGVVEALRVFWRSAGG